A genomic stretch from Schistosoma haematobium chromosome 2, whole genome shotgun sequence includes:
- a CDS encoding hypothetical protein (EggNog:ENOG410VTMC~COG:E) produces the protein MEILIVQTGGTIDKCYPKNIGGYAFEIGNSYAMEICSRYTLPDYIKFQLTKPFLKDSLEISMEDRSELINLLIDTQFEKILITHGTDTMIETAQYLTNYEEKLKNKCIVITGAFRPGVFKNTDADFNVAFAIGGLIMSKKPGIFIAMHGQFYQPSEVVRDGETGTFIPIGNEKF, from the exons ATGGAGATTTTGATTGTTCAAACAGGAG GTACAATAGATAAGTGTTATCCTAAAAATATTGGGGGTTATGCCTTTGAAATCGGCAATAGTTATGCCATGGAGATTTGCAGTAGATATACATTGCCGGATTACATAAAATTTCAACTCACCAAACCATTTTTAAAGGATAGCTTAGAAATCTCAATGGAAGATAGATCCGAacttattaatttattgattgatactCAGTTTGAGAAG ATACTTATCACTCATGGAACGGATACAATGATTGAAACTGCACAGTATTTAACTAATTATGAAGAGAAGCTTAAAAACAAATGTATTGTGATAACAG GTGCTTTTCGACCCGGTGTATTCAAAAATACAGATGCCGACTTCAACGTAGCATTTGCAATTGGTGGACTGATAATGTCAAAGAAGCCAGGAATTTTCATAGCAATGCATGGTCAGTTCTACCAGCCAAGTGAAGTTGTTCGTGATGGAGAAACAGGGACTTTTATTCCAATCGGAAATGAAAA ATTCTAG